In one Sporomusa sphaeroides DSM 2875 genomic region, the following are encoded:
- the glpK gene encoding glycerol kinase GlpK: MSKKYVLALDQGTTSSRAIVFDSESNIVAVAQKEFTQIFPKPGWVEHNADEIWGSQIGVVAEAVAKAGISTADIAAIGITNQRETTVVWEKATGKPVYNAIVWQSRQTMDICNDLKAKGLEDTFRKKTGLVIDAYFSGTKVKWILDNVEGARAKAENGELLFGTIDTWLIWKLSGGKVHVTDYSNASRTLMYNIRELKWDEELLAALTVPASMLPEVHPSSEVYGHTDPAAFFGAAVPIAGAAGDQQAALFGQTCFQPGMAKNTYGTGCFMLMNTGDKVYESKNGLLTTIAWGIEGKVEYALEGSIFVAGSAVQWLRDGLKLIDAAPDSEYFAQKVSDAEGVYVVPAFVGLGAPYWNMTARGAILGLTRGTTKAHVVRATLDSMAYQTKDVLSAMEADSDIKLQALKVDGGAVVNNILMQFQADILGVPVDRPQVTETTALGAAYLAGLAVGVWGNKEELIKNWKLDNRFEPKMAGEQSAKLYKGWQKAVKRSMDWEE, encoded by the coding sequence ATGTCTAAAAAATACGTACTTGCGCTTGACCAAGGAACAACCAGTTCGCGGGCTATCGTCTTCGATTCGGAATCCAATATTGTTGCAGTTGCCCAAAAAGAGTTTACTCAGATTTTTCCCAAACCAGGCTGGGTAGAGCACAATGCCGATGAAATCTGGGGTTCCCAAATTGGCGTTGTCGCTGAAGCTGTGGCCAAAGCCGGCATCAGTACCGCCGATATCGCGGCCATAGGGATTACCAACCAGCGTGAAACCACGGTGGTATGGGAGAAAGCAACAGGCAAACCGGTATATAATGCGATTGTCTGGCAGTCCCGCCAAACCATGGACATCTGCAATGACTTGAAGGCCAAAGGCCTGGAAGACACTTTCCGTAAAAAAACCGGTCTGGTAATTGACGCTTATTTTTCCGGCACCAAGGTAAAATGGATCCTGGATAATGTCGAAGGCGCCCGGGCTAAAGCGGAAAACGGCGAACTGCTTTTCGGCACGATTGATACCTGGCTGATCTGGAAACTGTCAGGCGGCAAGGTACATGTCACCGACTACTCCAATGCCTCCCGGACTTTAATGTATAATATCCGCGAGCTCAAATGGGATGAAGAACTGTTGGCCGCCCTGACTGTGCCGGCTTCCATGCTGCCGGAAGTGCATCCGTCAAGCGAAGTTTACGGTCATACCGACCCCGCGGCATTCTTTGGTGCTGCTGTGCCGATTGCCGGCGCCGCCGGTGACCAGCAGGCCGCCTTGTTCGGTCAAACCTGCTTCCAGCCCGGTATGGCGAAAAACACCTATGGAACCGGTTGCTTCATGCTGATGAACACCGGCGACAAGGTGTATGAGTCAAAGAACGGCCTGTTAACCACCATTGCCTGGGGAATTGAAGGCAAGGTTGAGTATGCTTTGGAAGGCAGTATTTTCGTTGCCGGTTCGGCAGTTCAATGGCTGCGCGACGGTCTCAAGCTGATTGATGCCGCTCCTGACTCCGAATACTTTGCCCAAAAAGTCAGCGATGCCGAAGGCGTGTATGTTGTTCCTGCCTTTGTCGGCCTGGGTGCTCCATATTGGAACATGACCGCCCGCGGCGCGATTCTCGGTCTGACCCGCGGCACTACCAAGGCCCATGTGGTTCGGGCTACCCTTGATTCCATGGCTTATCAGACCAAAGATGTGTTAAGCGCGATGGAAGCCGACTCCGATATCAAGCTGCAAGCCCTCAAAGTGGACGGCGGCGCGGTGGTAAACAATATCCTTATGCAGTTCCAGGCAGATATTCTGGGCGTTCCGGTTGACCGTCCGCAGGTTACCGAAACTACCGCTTTGGGTGCCGCCTATCTGGCCGGCTTGGCTGTTGGCGTATGGGGCAACAAGGAAGAGTTGATTAAGAACTGGAAACTTGACAATCGTTTCGAGCCGAAGATGGCAGGCGAGCAAAGTGCCAAACTCTATAAAGGCTGGCAAAAGGCAGTTAAGCGCTCGATGGATTGGGAAGAGTAA
- the rpoN gene encoding RNA polymerase factor sigma-54 yields MQLDYGLKLETTQKLIMTPQLRQAIAILQLPATELAALVEKELLENPVLEPTADGNGEEPAMEAEAPVREYDTQPEADGWMEYLLSGKQTTGSTHSGAAEPAPRREIADTDAVSLQDYLEMQLHFAVFEASHLMIGKYLIGCIDDNGYLCDTTAEAALRLGVEEAAVIEVLQIIQTFDPLGVGARSLQECLLLQLEHKQSEGDSAKIDLAIAVIKDHLDQVAAGRYKQIADKQHCSMHEVQQAVDIIRTLDPKPGQAFGGGQAAYIIPDVTVERVNNGYSIHINDNYVPQISINPYYREIARDADSDARKYVEGRINAAVWLIKSIEQRRRTLYNVTEAIIGLQSEFFDAGPKCIRPLTMKKVAEQIGVHESTVSRATANKYMATPHGVFGMHSFFTSGVQGADGEDVSASRVKQEIKELIAAEDQSQPLSDQALCDTLNSKGIMLSRRTIAKYREELGIAASSKRKRH; encoded by the coding sequence GTGCAATTGGATTACGGGCTTAAACTGGAAACCACACAAAAGTTAATAATGACTCCCCAATTACGCCAGGCAATTGCGATTCTCCAGCTGCCGGCCACCGAGCTGGCGGCATTGGTGGAAAAGGAATTACTGGAAAATCCGGTACTTGAACCAACCGCAGACGGGAACGGGGAGGAACCTGCAATGGAAGCCGAAGCACCCGTCCGTGAGTACGACACCCAGCCGGAAGCCGATGGCTGGATGGAATATTTACTAAGCGGCAAGCAAACAACCGGCAGTACCCATTCAGGAGCCGCCGAACCGGCACCGCGGCGGGAAATCGCTGATACTGACGCCGTTTCGCTGCAGGATTATCTGGAAATGCAACTGCATTTTGCCGTGTTTGAGGCCTCGCACCTGATGATCGGCAAATATCTTATCGGCTGCATTGATGATAATGGTTATTTATGCGACACAACCGCCGAGGCTGCGCTTCGGCTAGGGGTGGAAGAAGCGGCGGTAATTGAGGTGCTGCAAATTATTCAAACCTTTGATCCCCTGGGCGTAGGCGCCCGCAGCCTGCAAGAATGCTTGCTCCTCCAACTGGAACACAAACAGTCGGAAGGCGACAGCGCGAAAATTGATTTGGCAATTGCCGTGATCAAAGACCATCTTGACCAGGTAGCCGCAGGCCGGTATAAGCAAATTGCCGACAAACAGCATTGTTCGATGCATGAGGTGCAGCAGGCTGTTGATATAATCCGTACCCTTGATCCCAAACCGGGGCAGGCCTTTGGCGGTGGCCAGGCAGCCTATATTATTCCTGATGTTACTGTCGAACGGGTGAACAATGGCTATAGCATCCATATTAATGATAATTATGTGCCGCAGATATCCATCAATCCCTATTACCGCGAAATTGCCCGGGATGCCGACAGCGATGCGCGAAAATATGTGGAAGGCCGGATTAATGCCGCCGTTTGGCTGATCAAAAGCATCGAACAGCGCCGGCGTACCTTATATAATGTGACAGAGGCCATCATTGGCCTGCAGAGTGAATTTTTTGATGCCGGCCCCAAATGCATCCGGCCGCTGACCATGAAAAAGGTAGCCGAGCAGATCGGGGTTCATGAATCAACGGTAAGCCGGGCTACAGCCAATAAATATATGGCCACGCCGCATGGGGTTTTCGGTATGCATAGTTTTTTCACCTCCGGCGTACAGGGAGCCGATGGGGAAGACGTATCGGCCAGCCGGGTGAAACAGGAGATCAAGGAACTGATTGCCGCCGAAGACCAGAGCCAGCCGTTAAGCGACCAGGCGTTGTGCGATACGCTTAACAGCAAGGGAATTATGCTTTCACGGCGGACTATTGCCAAGTACCGGGAAGAATTGGGAATTGCCGCCTCCAGCAAGCGCAAAAGGCATTAA
- a CDS encoding glycerol-3-phosphate responsive antiterminator, with amino-acid sequence MAACSIVKLLCNGYVIPAPRNYEDFKYALEHSSSPSISLLFGDINILPELLVQARAKKKRALVHLDLLGGVGKDKAGIVFLARMGVAAVITTKPQLGKLARESGMLVIHRLFLMDSEAIKTGVNLLKGYKPDALELLPASVPANVVAELAALTGLPILGGGLMHTAEDIKQAINSGLSAVSASKRELWG; translated from the coding sequence ATGGCAGCGTGCAGTATTGTAAAACTGCTATGCAACGGCTATGTCATACCCGCACCACGTAATTATGAGGATTTTAAGTATGCGCTGGAGCATTCCTCCAGTCCCAGTATCAGCCTGCTGTTTGGTGATATCAACATATTGCCGGAGCTGTTGGTGCAAGCCCGGGCCAAAAAGAAGCGCGCCCTGGTGCACCTGGATCTACTGGGCGGTGTTGGCAAGGATAAAGCAGGTATTGTATTTTTAGCCCGCATGGGTGTGGCAGCTGTTATTACAACTAAACCGCAACTGGGAAAACTGGCCCGTGAATCCGGGATGCTGGTTATTCATCGCTTATTTTTAATGGATTCGGAAGCCATTAAAACCGGCGTAAATTTGCTTAAAGGCTATAAACCGGATGCACTGGAACTGCTGCCTGCTTCTGTTCCGGCGAACGTGGTGGCAGAATTGGCCGCTTTGACCGGGTTGCCGATTTTGGGCGGCGGACTAATGCATACGGCGGAAGATATTAAGCAGGCCATTAACAGCGGTCTAAGTGCCGTGAGTGCCAGCAAGCGCGAATTATGGGGATGA
- a CDS encoding HypC/HybG/HupF family hydrogenase formation chaperone — protein MCLAVPAQITERSEYMATVTVSGVTRQISLMLLPEAAVGDYVLIHAGFAIQAIDEAEARRTLELFKELEQYAVDS, from the coding sequence ATGTGTTTGGCCGTTCCTGCCCAAATAACAGAACGCAGCGAATATATGGCCACCGTTACGGTCAGCGGCGTAACCCGTCAGATTAGTCTGATGCTGCTGCCGGAGGCTGCGGTGGGCGACTATGTGTTAATCCATGCCGGTTTTGCCATTCAGGCCATTGATGAGGCAGAAGCAAGGCGTACTTTGGAATTATTTAAGGAGCTGGAACAATATGCGGTTGACAGCTGA
- the hypD gene encoding hydrogenase formation protein HypD — protein sequence MRLTAEETARAAAFFTEGIARRVSRPVRLMEVCGTHTVAIFRSGIRQLLPASVELVSGPGCPVCVTPNEYLDTAIAYSRRPDTIITTFGDMLKVPGSDSTLMAEKARGADIRIVYSPLESLPVARDNPGKKVIFLAVGFETTAPTAAATVLQAEQQGLDNFLVLSAHKLVPPALQTILSAPDGKVDGFLLPGHAAAISGLEPYRFVAETYQVPAVVTGFEALDILQAIYILIEQLAGGKAELANQYRRVVKPEGNPSARKILEQVYQPAAANWRGFGGIDGSGLALRPEYRHFDAQTRLPLDNVVTREPAGCRCGEVLRGLIVPDACPHFGRSCTPEQPVGACMVSVEGACAAWYKYGQGRWTYA from the coding sequence ATGCGGTTGACAGCTGAGGAAACAGCCCGCGCCGCGGCCTTTTTTACGGAAGGCATAGCCAGGCGGGTCAGCCGGCCGGTGCGCCTGATGGAAGTATGCGGCACCCATACGGTGGCCATTTTCCGCAGCGGTATCCGGCAGTTGCTGCCGGCGTCTGTGGAGCTGGTCAGCGGGCCGGGCTGCCCGGTATGTGTCACGCCCAATGAGTATCTGGATACCGCGATAGCTTATAGCCGGCGGCCGGACACCATTATTACCACCTTTGGCGATATGCTCAAGGTGCCGGGTTCCGACTCCACGCTGATGGCGGAAAAAGCGCGGGGAGCCGATATCCGCATTGTTTACTCGCCATTGGAAAGCCTGCCGGTTGCCCGGGATAATCCGGGGAAAAAGGTGATTTTTCTGGCGGTTGGTTTCGAGACAACCGCTCCCACCGCGGCGGCTACCGTGCTGCAGGCTGAGCAGCAGGGCCTGGACAACTTTTTGGTACTGTCGGCGCATAAGCTGGTGCCGCCTGCCTTGCAGACCATCCTGTCGGCACCGGACGGCAAGGTAGATGGCTTTTTGCTGCCAGGGCATGCGGCAGCTATCAGCGGCCTGGAACCTTACCGGTTTGTCGCGGAAACCTATCAGGTGCCTGCTGTCGTTACCGGTTTTGAAGCTCTCGATATCCTGCAGGCCATCTATATCTTAATCGAACAGCTTGCTGGCGGCAAAGCCGAGTTGGCCAATCAATACCGGCGGGTGGTAAAGCCGGAAGGTAATCCGTCAGCCAGGAAGATTCTTGAACAGGTATACCAACCTGCAGCCGCCAATTGGCGCGGGTTTGGCGGCATTGACGGCTCAGGCCTTGCCTTACGGCCGGAGTACCGGCATTTTGACGCGCAAACCAGACTGCCGTTAGACAATGTGGTAACCCGTGAACCGGCCGGCTGTCGCTGCGGTGAAGTGCTGCGCGGCCTGATTGTGCCGGATGCCTGCCCGCATTTTGGCCGGAGCTGCACGCCGGAGCAGCCGGTGGGAGCCTGTATGGTGTCGGTGGAAGGAGCCTGCGCCGCCTGGTATAAATACGGCCAAGGACGGTGGACCTATGCATAA
- the hypE gene encoding hydrogenase expression/formation protein HypE, whose product MHKKQEQILLGHGSGGRLSHDLLKNIILPAFSNPALDELHDGARVLAGGASLAFATDSYVVKPRFFPGGDIGKLAVCGTVNDLAMCGAVPLYLSAGFILEEGLPAAELERIVASMRLASREAGVQIVTGDTKVVEKGAVDGIYINTAGIGLLQPGADITAKRVKPGQAVIVSGYLGDHAIAVMSERHGLTLPAKIVSDCAPLNKLIQAMLTEVPAITMLRDPTRGGLATTLNEIAGDAGVGIILEESLLPVRPEVQAVCEILGFDPLYLANEGKVVVFVEKEYSDKVLTIMRQHPLAGEACIIGSVTEQPAGQVALKTTVGGLRLLDMLSGEQLPRIC is encoded by the coding sequence ATGCATAAAAAACAGGAACAGATTCTGCTGGGACATGGCAGCGGCGGCCGCCTCAGCCATGACTTGCTGAAAAATATTATTCTGCCGGCTTTCAGCAATCCGGCACTGGACGAACTGCATGACGGGGCCAGAGTCCTTGCCGGCGGTGCCAGCCTGGCGTTTGCCACCGACAGCTATGTGGTAAAACCGCGCTTTTTCCCCGGTGGCGATATCGGCAAATTGGCTGTTTGCGGTACTGTCAATGATTTGGCTATGTGCGGTGCCGTGCCGCTGTATCTGAGCGCCGGGTTCATTTTAGAAGAAGGGCTGCCTGCTGCTGAACTTGAGCGGATTGTAGCCTCCATGCGGCTGGCTTCCCGGGAAGCTGGTGTTCAGATTGTTACCGGTGATACGAAGGTTGTGGAAAAAGGAGCGGTGGACGGTATCTATATCAATACCGCCGGCATTGGCCTCCTGCAGCCTGGGGCAGATATTACCGCCAAACGGGTTAAGCCGGGTCAGGCAGTTATTGTCAGCGGTTATCTGGGGGATCATGCCATTGCTGTTATGAGTGAACGGCATGGACTGACACTGCCGGCAAAGATTGTCAGCGATTGCGCGCCGCTGAACAAGCTCATCCAGGCCATGCTTACCGAAGTGCCGGCGATTACTATGCTGCGGGACCCTACCCGGGGCGGGCTGGCGACAACGCTGAATGAGATTGCCGGCGACGCCGGTGTCGGGATAATTCTGGAGGAAAGCCTTTTGCCGGTGAGGCCGGAAGTACAGGCTGTCTGCGAAATATTGGGATTTGACCCTTTATACCTTGCCAATGAAGGAAAAGTGGTTGTTTTTGTCGAAAAAGAATATAGTGATAAAGTTCTGACAATCATGCGCCAGCATCCGCTAGCCGGTGAGGCCTGTATTATCGGCAGTGTGACCGAGCAGCCGGCCGGGCAGGTGGCACTTAAAACCACAGTAGGCGGATTGCGTCTCCTGGACATGTTGTCAGGTGAACAATTACCGCGAATTTGCTGA